One genomic segment of Cottoperca gobio chromosome 21, fCotGob3.1, whole genome shotgun sequence includes these proteins:
- the nifk gene encoding MKI67 FHA domain-interacting nucleolar phosphoprotein has protein sequence MTETKAETAPTPAKQLLALNPKQESEFKKKVQEAKKNKSSKGGRLDPGVVYVSHLPHGLFEPQLKSYFEQFGKVLRLRLSRSKKTGGSKGYAFIEFDCDEVAKIVAETMNNYLMGERLIKCHVIPPEKVHEKLFVGSQREFKKPSYPAVTRYNKTHTEEEVTKLKDKLLRKEAKLRKRLAAHGIDYDFPGFAAQVPQKKKSSDSLDASTCSNDATPVCTPSVLERRKSTVIDDDADDEIVIRMPPVEKDDCSSSSEEDGDNEQDSESEEPNEEEAE, from the exons ATGACTGAAACCAAAGCAGAAACGGCTCCTACGCCGGCAAAACAACTGCTGGCTCTGAATCCCAAACAAGAGTCAGAGTTCAAGAAGAAGGTGCAGGAGGCGAAGAAGAACAAATCTAGCAAG GGGGGCCGTTTGGACCCTGGAGTGGTTTATGTTAGTCACCTTCCACATGGGCTGTTTGAACCTCAGCTCAAATCTTACTTCGAACAGTTTGGGAAAGTCCTGAGGCTGCGGCTGTCCAGGAGTAAAAAG aCAGGTGGAAGCAAAGGCTATGCATTTATAGAGTTTGATTGTGATGAAGTAGCCAAAATTGTTGCAGAGACTATGAACAATTACCTTATGGGGGAGAGGCTCATCAAAT GTCACGTGATTCCACCAGAGAAAGTGCATGAGAAGCTGTTTGTCGGCTCCCAGAGGGAATTTAAAAAGCCCTCATATCCTGCTGTAACGCGCTACAACAAGACGCACACAGAAGAGGAGGTCACCAAATTGAAAGACAAACTCCTGCGGAAAGAAGCGAAGCTCCGCAAGAGACTTGCAGCACACGGCATCGACTACGACTTCCCTGGATTT GCTGCCCAGGTGCCTCAGAAGAAAAAGTCCTCTGATTCCTTGGATGCGTCTACATGTAGTAAT GATGCCACACCAGTCTGCACCCCCTCTGTCCTGGAGAGGAGGAAGTCCACAGTCATTGATGATGATGCAGATGATGAAATTGTCATTAGGATGCCACCTGTAGAGAAAGATgactgctcctcctcctcagaggaAGACGGTGACAATGAACAGGACTCAGAGAGCGAGGAACCTAATGAAGAGGAGGCAGAGTGA